In the Natrinema sp. CBA1119 genome, GGGGCCACGAGACCGACGAGGACTCTGCACTCGAAGGGGAAGGGCACATTTAAGCGGCTCGCTCCATCTCGTATGGATATGGACGCACTCCTGCCTGTAGCGACGCACACGGCGAGGTGGTCACCGTGAGCGTTACCGCGGCCGAAGCCGAACTCACCGAGGACGAGCGGGCCGGGCTCGAGCTCGTCCGCGAGTCCGGCGGCATCCACCAGAGCGACTTCTGGAAGGAATTGGACGTCTCCTCGCGCAAAGGCAGCCGAATCGTCGAGTCGCTCGTCGAGAAGGAACTCGTCGATCGCGAGGAGACCGTGTACGACGGCCACAACACCTACTACGTCTCACCGACCGCTCGAGACCTCGATTTCACGCTCCTGATGGCCGGCGACATGCTCTCGCCGTTTATCGGCGAGGAAGAGGTCGACCCCAACAGCGACGCCTTCTCGCAGTGGATCATGAACCTCGCGTACGAGGAGTGATCGGTTCGTCGCAGTAGTCGGTCACGTTTCAGCCGATCCGATCGAGTTCCGCGCGCCCCGTACCTGAGCGACGTGGGTAAACGTGACCAGCCCCAATCCCCCGACGACGTTTCCTGCAGTCGCGATGACGACCGTCTCGGCCAGCGACCAGTACCCGATACCGGCACTGAAGAGGAACCCGAAAAACACGTGGATCGCGGTGACGATCACGTGGTCGAACGGGCCGAGAGCCAGCAGGAACCCGACGATGTACGCAATCGTGATGCGGCTCCGGACGCTGTTGACGGCCTCGAGGAGGTACGAGAGGAGGCTCACAAGCGCGCCGCCGACGATGGCGCTGGCGAACATCCCCCGCATCGGTCGGTGGACGATC is a window encoding:
- a CDS encoding MarR family transcriptional regulator, which gives rise to MSVTAAEAELTEDERAGLELVRESGGIHQSDFWKELDVSSRKGSRIVESLVEKELVDREETVYDGHNTYYVSPTARDLDFTLLMAGDMLSPFIGEEEVDPNSDAFSQWIMNLAYEE